CTTCCTCCTCCAGGGTATCCACGAGCGTGTCACGGGAGGCACCACCTCCGTCCTCGACTACATAGCCATGCCCATCCAGGAGCTGCTGCAGCAGCAGCTCTTCATCAGCAGGAAGCcccggccgccgccaccgacgtGTTCTCACctgctgcacctcgtgcacgcctacTTCCGTCCCACGCTGCAGCCGACCAAGAGCGCGGCCATGTGCGGCACGGTGGTGACGGGCCGGTGGCGCCGGGCGGCGGAGTACAGCAGGTACGCCAACGTTCGGCTCATGCGCCGGGACTTCCAGGACGGCGTGGAGTCCTCTGTCCTGGACGTGCAGCTTGAAGGAGGCACGCTGTGGATCCCTCGCCTGCGTGTGGACAGCAACACGTGGACGATCCTTCGCAACCTGATGGCGCTGGAGGAGCAGGCGCACCGGAGGCCGGTCACGGCGTACTGCCTCTTCATGTCGCAGCTGGCCTGCACGGCGGAGGACGTCCAGCTCCTGCGGCGGGCAGGGATCGTCGACCACTTCCTGGGCAACGACGAGCAGGTCTCTAAAGACTTGGCTGGTCTCTGCAACGGGGTGGTCATCGACATCGACGACCTGGACAGGAACTACCTCAAGCCCATGTGGCACCAGCTAGAGAACCGCTTCTACAGCCGTGCGGAACGATTCATAGGGGGGTTCCGCCACGGCCAGAGCTGGGAGATCACTGCGGCGTTCCTCATGGCTCTCATCGTCATCGCCTGTCAAGCGATGCAAACGTTCTATGCAGTTGCTCGCGGTGGACACTAACC
The sequence above is a segment of the Triticum dicoccoides isolate Atlit2015 ecotype Zavitan chromosome 1A, WEW_v2.0, whole genome shotgun sequence genome. Coding sequences within it:
- the LOC119294572 gene encoding uncharacterized protein LOC119294572 isoform X1, which encodes MLDSHAWTMNLIRSAAKLSPSNKSIRLLSQRGLGEIGKCPNINETIFVSLTWWQMEDCEMPSPTPSRMGVKLPCQNEAHMSSVRISMVREQLRRVIDEDSYAPHYVPIGPYHRSRSSPWIEKTKKRSAGFLQSLSEEHTEGGLTGVMEKLEPLARELYTSGGGLGDMTPEQSSSMLLHDACYLLLFFVDYMSGNRAPPAPADDDEHPVSRNTLVRDAVFLRENQIPFFLLQGIHERVTGGTTSVLDYIAMPIQELLQQQLFISRKPRPPPPTCSHLLHLVHAYFRPTLQPTKSAAMCGTVVTGRWRRAAEYSRYANVRLMRRDFQDGVESSVLDVQLEGGTLWIPRLRVDSNTWTILRNLMALEEQAHRRPVTAYCLFMSQLACTAEDVQLLRRAGIVDHFLGNDEQVSKDLAGLCNGVVIDIDDLDRNYLKPMWHQLENRFYSRAERFIGGFRHGQSWEITAAFLMALIVIACQAMQTFYAVARGGH
- the LOC119294572 gene encoding uncharacterized protein LOC119294572 isoform X2, coding for MARDAGLPRVDNELDTKCCKIVTIQQVDSSAFSTWIGQMEDCEMPSPTPSRMGVKLPCQNEAHMSSVRISMVREQLRRVIDEDSYAPHYVPIGPYHRSRSSPWIEKTKKRSAGFLQSLSEEHTEGGLTGVMEKLEPLARELYTSGGGLGDMTPEQSSSMLLHDACYLLLFFVDYMSGNRAPPAPADDDEHPVSRNTLVRDAVFLRENQIPFFLLQGIHERVTGGTTSVLDYIAMPIQELLQQQLFISRKPRPPPPTCSHLLHLVHAYFRPTLQPTKSAAMCGTVVTGRWRRAAEYSRYANVRLMRRDFQDGVESSVLDVQLEGGTLWIPRLRVDSNTWTILRNLMALEEQAHRRPVTAYCLFMSQLACTAEDVQLLRRAGIVDHFLGNDEQVSKDLAGLCNGVVIDIDDLDRNYLKPMWHQLENRFYSRAERFIGGFRHGQSWEITAAFLMALIVIACQAMQTFYAVARGGH